In one window of Micromonospora cathayae DNA:
- a CDS encoding right-handed parallel beta-helix repeat-containing protein: MGQPGRPATAARLAEVGAPLYCDARQHGLTGDGVTNDQPAFAELVEQLGDAYEADGRARVIYCPPGVYLIRDRGTAWRCGVSLVGAGPGATRFVLSNAGNRADPTPLAFHTIQHHGAGPQRHLVDCTFADFEIDGSQVASVDYNPLAKGLGLQYVLRGRFRNLYIHHTAATGLGCDFLQDTVIDGVLVVGCGRQDNGTEMGGAGIGVGVGGWGAVERLAIVNCTAVGNATNGIFLELQHRDFSPPRGIRITGCHVQGNRFGISDWGADGLVVSACTMIGNLDAGFDVSAKGTTATAGRGGLVTDCVIDDNLGDGVSIGNTPGPYTVRGNRISGNGRYGYHQRDLGDGYRAVARDIVIESNDIWGNSADGIRIDQPVADAVLLDNRIRNNGRQCAPACCGGGDPVGYGRTRLVDRAADWPHDGHRGKTVRVGDRIALVAANDSTTLHLAAIRPDSHTAWSADIPPAGTPYRLAGGPATRAGITVDACCEAMTVRGNRIWDNHSPRTQSHGLWVTGRGSLVDCRIEGNDLAGNALSDVRLDTPPTGGRWRDNG; the protein is encoded by the coding sequence GTGGGACAGCCCGGCAGGCCCGCCACCGCCGCGCGGCTCGCCGAGGTCGGGGCGCCGCTGTACTGCGACGCGCGCCAACACGGCCTGACCGGTGACGGGGTCACCAACGACCAGCCGGCCTTCGCCGAACTCGTCGAGCAGCTCGGGGACGCGTACGAGGCCGACGGCCGGGCCCGGGTGATCTACTGCCCGCCCGGGGTCTACCTGATCCGTGACCGGGGGACCGCCTGGCGGTGCGGTGTCTCCCTGGTCGGGGCCGGCCCGGGGGCGACCCGGTTCGTGCTGAGCAACGCCGGCAACCGGGCGGACCCGACCCCGCTGGCCTTCCACACCATCCAGCACCACGGCGCGGGGCCGCAGCGGCACCTGGTGGACTGCACGTTCGCCGACTTCGAGATCGACGGCTCCCAGGTGGCCTCGGTCGACTACAACCCGCTGGCGAAGGGCCTCGGCTTGCAGTACGTGCTGCGTGGCCGGTTCCGCAACCTGTACATCCACCACACCGCCGCCACCGGCCTGGGCTGCGACTTCCTCCAGGACACGGTGATCGACGGGGTGCTGGTCGTGGGCTGCGGCCGGCAGGACAACGGCACCGAGATGGGCGGCGCCGGCATCGGGGTCGGTGTCGGCGGGTGGGGTGCGGTGGAGCGGCTCGCCATCGTCAACTGCACGGCGGTGGGGAACGCGACCAACGGCATCTTCCTGGAACTGCAACACCGGGACTTCTCGCCACCCCGGGGCATCCGGATCACCGGCTGCCACGTGCAGGGCAACCGGTTCGGCATCTCCGACTGGGGCGCGGACGGCCTGGTGGTGTCGGCCTGCACCATGATCGGCAACCTGGACGCCGGTTTCGACGTGTCGGCGAAGGGCACCACGGCCACCGCCGGCCGCGGCGGGCTGGTCACCGACTGCGTCATCGACGACAACCTGGGTGACGGGGTCAGCATCGGCAACACCCCCGGCCCGTACACGGTGCGCGGCAACCGGATCAGCGGCAACGGCCGGTACGGCTACCACCAGCGCGACCTCGGCGACGGCTACCGGGCGGTGGCCCGGGACATCGTGATCGAGAGCAACGACATCTGGGGCAACAGCGCGGACGGCATCCGCATCGACCAACCGGTCGCCGACGCGGTGCTGCTGGACAACCGGATCCGCAACAACGGCCGGCAGTGTGCCCCGGCCTGCTGCGGCGGCGGCGACCCGGTCGGCTACGGCCGGACCAGGCTGGTGGACCGGGCGGCGGACTGGCCGCACGACGGGCACCGGGGCAAGACGGTACGCGTCGGCGACCGGATCGCGCTGGTCGCGGCGAACGACTCCACCACCCTGCACCTCGCGGCGATCCGCCCCGACTCGCACACCGCGTGGAGCGCGGACATCCCACCGGCGGGCACCCCGTACCGCCTGGCCGGGGGCCCGGCGACCCGCGCCGGCATCACCGTCGACGCCTGCTGCGAGGCGATGACCGTCCGGGGCAACCGGATCTGGGACAACCACAGCCCGCGTACCCAGAGCCACGGACTGTGGGTCACCGGGCGGGGCAGCCTGGTCGACTGCCGGATCGAGGGGAACGACCTGGCCGGCAACGCGCTCTCCGACGTCCGCCTGGACACCCCGCCGACCGGGGGCCGCTGGCGCGACAACGGGTAG
- a CDS encoding PQQ-dependent sugar dehydrogenase, whose protein sequence is MRRTALLCTLVLAVGGLAGAPTTATAAPAPTPPPDDSFQKVTLNDHPGEPMSLAVLPDLRVLHTSRTGEVRIHDPRTGLNTLAADVPVYEHDEEGLQGVAIDPDFSRNKWVYLYYSPPMDTPVDDPDTPDVNEGDAPLVGTEADWARFRGALRLSRFKLEGARLNLETEQKIIDVPTDRGICCHVGGQIDFDGKGNLYLSTGDDTNPFFSDGYTPIDERADRNPAFDAQRSSANTNDLRGKLLRIRPRDGGGYTVPKGNLFRPGTPGTRAEIYAMGLRNAFRFAVDRRTADVYLADYSPDANNPDPERGPAGHGRWMRIDEPANYGWPYCVSPTQPYVDHDFATGTSGEPFDCRRPVNDSPRNTGLRRLPPVKAAEVAYSYGPSEQFPQLGTGGIGPMGGPAYDYDRRSDSRVKWPAYYDGLPLFYEWTRDYIQEFRLDRRGEVTDIRQVAASVGVDNPMDLEFGPDGALYVLEYGDGYFAENPDAQLSRIDFVRGNRTPIPKISADPTAGQAPLTISFSSAGTTDPDGDPLRYAWDFDADGTVDSTDPNPSWTYQRNGSYQPTLKVTDSTGRSAAASLPLLVGPRAPVVEFVTPVEGQPFEFGQTVTYQVSVVDDLPVDCARVRVTYILGHDEHGHPLSSASGCSGTITTFVDGGHSGADNLTAVFVAEYTDAPDDPEVPPQTGTAQVVLVPSDAD, encoded by the coding sequence ATGCGTAGGACCGCACTGCTGTGCACGTTGGTGCTGGCCGTCGGGGGTCTGGCCGGCGCGCCGACCACCGCGACCGCCGCACCGGCACCCACCCCACCACCGGACGACAGCTTCCAGAAGGTCACCCTCAACGACCACCCCGGCGAGCCGATGAGCCTGGCCGTCCTGCCCGACCTGCGGGTGCTGCACACCTCCCGCACCGGGGAGGTCCGCATCCACGACCCGCGTACCGGACTCAACACCCTCGCCGCCGACGTGCCGGTGTACGAACACGACGAGGAGGGTCTGCAGGGCGTCGCCATCGACCCGGACTTCTCCCGCAACAAGTGGGTCTACCTGTACTACTCACCGCCGATGGACACCCCCGTCGACGACCCGGACACCCCCGACGTCAACGAGGGGGACGCGCCGCTGGTCGGCACCGAGGCGGACTGGGCCCGGTTCCGGGGCGCGTTGCGACTGTCCCGGTTCAAGCTGGAGGGCGCGCGGCTGAACCTGGAAACCGAACAGAAGATCATCGACGTGCCCACCGACCGGGGCATCTGCTGCCACGTCGGCGGACAGATCGACTTCGACGGCAAGGGCAACCTGTACCTGTCCACCGGTGACGACACCAACCCGTTCTTCTCCGACGGGTACACCCCGATCGACGAGCGCGCCGACCGGAACCCGGCGTTCGACGCGCAGCGCAGCTCGGCCAACACCAACGACCTGCGCGGCAAGCTGCTGCGGATCCGGCCGCGCGACGGCGGCGGGTACACCGTGCCGAAGGGCAACCTGTTCCGGCCGGGCACCCCCGGCACCCGTGCCGAGATCTACGCGATGGGGCTGCGCAACGCGTTCCGGTTCGCGGTCGACCGGCGTACCGCCGACGTGTACCTGGCCGACTACTCGCCCGACGCCAACAACCCCGACCCGGAGCGCGGACCCGCCGGGCACGGCCGGTGGATGCGCATCGACGAGCCCGCCAACTACGGCTGGCCGTACTGCGTGTCACCGACCCAGCCGTACGTCGACCACGACTTCGCCACCGGCACGTCCGGCGAGCCGTTCGACTGCCGCCGCCCGGTGAACGACTCACCGCGCAACACCGGCCTTCGTCGGCTGCCCCCGGTCAAGGCCGCGGAGGTGGCGTACAGCTACGGGCCGTCCGAGCAGTTCCCGCAGCTCGGCACCGGTGGGATCGGGCCGATGGGCGGGCCCGCCTACGACTACGACCGGCGCAGCGACTCGCGGGTGAAGTGGCCGGCCTACTACGACGGGCTGCCGCTGTTCTACGAGTGGACCCGCGACTACATCCAGGAGTTCCGCCTCGACCGGCGCGGCGAGGTGACCGACATCCGGCAGGTGGCCGCCTCGGTGGGGGTGGACAACCCGATGGACCTGGAGTTCGGCCCGGACGGCGCGCTGTACGTCCTGGAGTACGGCGACGGGTACTTCGCGGAGAACCCGGACGCGCAGCTGTCCCGGATCGACTTCGTCCGGGGCAACCGGACCCCGATCCCGAAGATCAGCGCCGACCCGACCGCCGGGCAGGCCCCGCTGACCATCAGCTTCTCCAGTGCCGGCACCACCGACCCGGACGGTGACCCGCTGCGCTACGCCTGGGACTTCGACGCCGACGGCACGGTCGACTCCACCGACCCGAACCCGTCCTGGACGTACCAGCGCAACGGGTCGTACCAGCCGACGCTGAAGGTCACCGACAGCACCGGCCGGTCGGCTGCGGCGTCGCTGCCGCTGCTGGTCGGACCGCGCGCCCCGGTGGTGGAGTTCGTGACCCCGGTCGAGGGCCAGCCCTTCGAGTTCGGCCAGACCGTCACGTACCAGGTGTCGGTCGTCGACGACCTGCCGGTGGACTGCGCCCGGGTGCGGGTCACCTACATCCTCGGGCACGACGAGCACGGGCATCCGCTCTCCTCCGCCTCGGGCTGCTCCGGCACGATCACCACGTTCGTCGACGGTGGGCACAGCGGCGCGGACAACCTCACCGCGGTCTTCGTCGCCGAGTACACCGACGCGCCGGACGATCCGGAGGTGCCGCCGCAGACCGGTACCGCGCAGGTCGTCCTGGTCCCGTCGGACGCGGACTGA